Proteins from a single region of Hydra vulgaris chromosome 12, alternate assembly HydraT2T_AEP:
- the LOC105850054 gene encoding uncharacterized protein LOC105850054 isoform X2 — MRRESPLDVLSRAASIVQNEEKAGINMRNQLKTGQLPKGIVFSDGMEVPTKEIYRKSQIVSKSSQESKFMNSKLCELPVLTASYISKSQNINEHCKLPPPYHLHKLYEPNNYTEYSKSKSLITSPRYYPYQHHISTKDFERPSVDDHFRKSLGDQYLTSKNSYVIENDKPCSVDEHFAKALGKKWKLENEKSI, encoded by the exons ATGAGAAGAGAATCGCCACTAGATGTTTTATCTCGAGCAGCATCTATCGTTCAAAATGAAGAAAAAGCAG gTATTAATATGAGGAACCAATTAAAAACAGGACAGTTACCAAAAGGAATAGTTTTTTCCGATGGTATGGAAGTTCCGACAAAAGAAATATATCGTAAAAG cCAAATCGTATCAAAATCTTCCCAGGAAAGCAAGTTTATGAATTCTAAGTTATGTGAGTTACCTGTTTTGACGGCATCATACATATCTAAATCGCAAAATATTAACGAACATTGTAAATTGCCTCCACCTTATCATTTGCACAAATTATACGAACCTAATAATTATACTGAGTATAGTAAATCAAAATCTTTAATCACTTCTCCGAGGTATTACCCATATCAACATCATATTTCCACAAAAGACTTTGAAAGACCTTCTGTTGACGATCACTTCAGAAAAAGTTTGGGTGACCAATATCTTACAAGTAAAAACTCTTACGTCATTGAAAATGATAAACCATGTTCAGTTGATGAGCATTTTGCTAAAGCTTTAGGGAAGAAATGGAAACTTGAAAATGAAAAGTCGATttaa
- the LOC136088094 gene encoding uncharacterized protein LOC136088094: MLGMIKNTFVKLDVQTLKVLYVTFVRPIIEFAVPVRSPQLKGEIELLEKVQHRATRLNPTLAKMKYEERLEILGLSSLCERRLRGDLIQTYKLLNKIENVDFLNGFKPNDFQLSRGNGVRFEREKTVHLKTLILY, from the coding sequence ATGCTGGGAATGATTAAAAACACATTTGTGAAACTGGATGTGCAGACTCTTAAAGTCTTATACGTGACGTTTGTTCGCCCAATAATCGAATTCGCGGTTCCAGTGCGATCCCCTCAGCTTAAAGGAGAAATAGAACTGCTCGAGAAAGTTCAACACAGGGCTACGAGACTCAATCCGACTCTGGCAAAAATGAAATACGAGGAAAGACTGGAGATTCTTGGCCTCAGCTCATTATGTGAACGCAGACTTCGTGGAGATTTGATCCAGacttataagttattaaataagatTGAAAATGTGGACTTTTTAAACGGTTTCAAGCCTAATGATTTTCAATTATCTAGAGGAAACGGTGTCAGGTTTGAACGCGAAAAAACAGTGCATCTTAAGACACTCATTCTTTACTAA